GCTCGTTTTCAGAAAAAACGTGTCGCGGCGCGGCCCCCACGCCTTTGGCGATGGCCAGGATCTGTGCCACCTGCGGTGGTGTTAGTTCCAGTGTTCCGAGATTGAGCGCGACGTCAACACCCTTCCAAAACTGGTTGGAAACTTGCAACGTATTTGATAGATGCGAGACGGCTTCTTGCAAGCTTCCGCAGCCGCCGACGTCGATCAGAACGCCTTGATCCGGTTGACTGATAATAGCGATTTTAGACATGCAGATATCAACTCCGCCCAGAATCTTGTATAGTCGGCGAACTGCTCAGGCAATTTCACCATTGCCACATCGTATGAGCTGGAAACCCGCACGTCAAGCCAATCCAGATAGAGAACGGATATATAACGGCATACTAATTTGATGACATAACAGTAAGGTAGTGTTTTGCTTGGTACTATGCCGTGTTTCGGAAAGATAAGAGTATTCAGAGAAACTAGTGATTGATTTTGTTTTGAGAGGTGCTGCGAATGACGACCGGACATTTCAAGCGTGAAATAGGGCTCCTGGACGCCACCGCGGTGGTTGTCGGCTCAATGATAGGCTCTGGAATTTTTATTGTTTCTGCTGAAACTTCCCGGCTGCTCGGTGCACCAGGATGGCTGTTAATGGCTTGGATAGCCGCTTCCCTGATGACTTTCTCTGCGGCTGTCTGCTATGGCGAACTGGCAGCGATGTATCCGCAAGCGGGCGGACAGTATATATTTCTCCGTCAAGCTTATGGTCCACTCTTCGGTTTTTTATATGGATGGACTTTATTTGCCGTTATTCAATGTGGAACGATTGCGGCCGTGGCTGTCGCTTTCGCCAAGTTCCTTGGTGTTTTTGTGCCTTTTGTTTCTGCCAAAACCATCCTCTTAGAGGTTGGTGGTTGGCATTTTACTGCACTGCAAATGGTGGCATTGCTGGTAATTGCATTGCTAACGTATATCAACTGTCAGGGTGTCAGCACTGCTAAGAAGATACAAACTGTATTTACAGTCACCAAAGTGACGGCGGTATTTTTGTTGATTGCGTGCGGGCTCTGCATGGCGGGAGCATGGCAGGGAATCTCACACAACTTCGGAGCCGATTTCTGGTCGGCTCAAAATGTCAAAGGAGAGGCGTTGACCGGGCTGCCTCTTGTTGCAGTCTTCTCACTGGCTATGGTTGGACCGCTTTTTTCCAGTGACGCATGGAACAACGTCACATTCGCCGGAGAAGAAGTGAAAAACGCTGAGAAGGTTTTGCCCCGCAGTTTGATGTACGGCACTTTGCTTGTCGGCTTGCTATATGCTTTGTGCAACGTTGTATATCTTCTGGTGCTGCCTCTGCATGGTAACTCTGATCCAGGTGCCGGCGGTGATATCGTCTCTTCGCTGATTGGCAGAGGCATTCAATATGCTGCCGAAGATAGAGTCGGTACTGCCGTCGCCCAGATGTTGTTCGGACCAAGTGGTGCGCAGATCATGGCAGGTGCCATCATGATCTCTACATTTGGTGCATTGAACGGCTGCATCTTGTCTGGTCCGCGCGCTTATTACGCGATGGCCAAAGACGGACTGTTTTTCAAAGCCGCGTCGATTTTGCATGTGGAAAAAGGAGTGCCGACATTTGGCTTGATCATTCAAGGTGTCTGGGCGGCGATATTGACTACCACCGGCACCTACAGCAATCTACTTGAATACGTTGTTTTCGCGGCTGTGCTTTTCTACATTCTGACGGTTGCTGCGCTGATGGTTTTGCGGAAGAAAGAACCCACCAGAGAGCGACCTTTTAAAGTGCCTGCTTATCCGCTCCTGCCGGTTGTTTACGTGCTCTTTGCTAGCGTAGTCATGATCGGACAGATTTACTCGTCGCCTCAGTACAGTGGCTTCGGTCTATTAATAATCCTCTCCGGACTTCCTGCATATCTCTTCTGGCGCCGTAAAATTAGTGTCGGCACGGATAAAGCGCAGTAATAAGGAAGTTCTCAATGGACGATTTGGTAGCCCTTGTAACGGGCGGTGGTTCGGGTATCGGTTTTGCCACTGCCAGGTGTCTACTGGAGATGGGCGCGCGCGTCATGATTGTCGGGCGCGAACTGGGGAAACTGAAAAAGGCTGCCGAGGCTCTCGGTTATCCTGCCGAGAAATTGCGTATTACCGCCGGTGATGTTTCCAGCGAAGGTTACGCCAATAAAATTGTCAGGGATACTATCGCTGCGTTTGGTCGGCTTGATATTTTGGTCAACAATGCCGGTGTTTTCCAGTCTCAAAGTTTGCTTGACATGAGCGAGGAAGATTTCGACTATGTCGTCGATATCAATTTGAAAGGCACATGGTTCATGTGCAAGTTTGCCGCTCGCCCGCTAATAGAAACTGCCGGTTCGATCGTCAATGTGTCATCGCTTCTGGCCATGCAAAGTTTTCACGGCTTGCCCTCCAGTGCCTATTCGGCAGCTAAAGGCGGGGTTCTGGCTCTGACGCGCGAGCTGGCAGTCGAGCTTGCACCGCATAAGGTGCGCTGTAATGCAGTTTTGCCGGCGCTCGTGAACACGCCAATGCTGGAAAATTTGATGGGGCATGATAACGCTGATCGTATTTTGGAGAAGAGCAAAAAGATTTACCCACTTGGTCGCGCCGGTGAACCGGACGACGTGGCAAAGACAATCTGTTTTTTAGCCGATCCTCGCAATGGCTGGATTACTGGTGCTGAAATCAAAGTAGACGGCGGTGTGCACCTGGTTTGATTCTCCTGGATCGACTTGCTTGGCGGCGTTTCTTACGGCATCATCCGACCCACAAACAGGGCCGGGGTTTACGAGTACTGACAGAAAGCAAACGAGCAGATACCGCGGTTGTCATTCAGGGTAAACACCATGTTGTTTGGCGCCGGCTTGGCGCAAAATATCGATACTTACTATTTGCGAATTCACCTTTCGAATTCATTCAAACAGGGCTACCAAAATGAGAATTTCAAGAATCGCAGCTCCGGCTGTTAGTTTTGCTATGACATCAATTGTCTCGATTAGTTGCCTCCAGTCCATGGCACAAGAATCTGCTGCAGTGCTGCCTGCTTATCAGCCACCATCGGCTGATTCAGCTACCCTGGTTGAGGCGCCGAATGCGCCCAAATTGCAGGGTGCAACATGCGGGACGATTGGACCTCAAGGTCTGGATACTCAGTCGGTCAACGACTCGACAGTCGCTGAAACGGAGGCGCCTGCAGTTACAACATTTGATGCCAACGCGCTATTGCGCGGTTTGGATCTGGGGCAGTTAAAAGGTAAATTGACTGAAACTGCATTTGCGTTTATCGAATCGCTGCAGAAGGCAAGTCAGAATAAGCCTGGCAATTATGCTGTTCCGGGCGGTTATACCTTAATTCAAAAAACAGTCGCGCCGGTATCGCCCATGGTGCTCAAGTAGCAGGTTGACCGAAGAGATCGTGCACCAGCCCTTGTGCGGCAGTGTGCGGATCGAGTTCGTGTGATGCCACCTGGTGGAGAATTTTTTGCACTTCCTGGGATTTTTCCATAGATGTGCGCAGGTTGTCTCTGGCGATAGCGGCCACCAGTTCCGAGAGCTCAGCCTGCACTTTGAACTTGCGTCTTTCGAGAATCAAACCTGATTCGTCAAGGAAGGCTTTGTGAGCTTTTGCTGACTTCCAGATCTGGTCAACGCCTTTGCCTGACTCTGACACTGCCGTAATCACAGGTGGTCGCCATGCGGTGGCGAACGTGGTCAATTCCAAACTGCTTGAGATTTCGCTTGCTGATTTGTCTGCA
Above is a genomic segment from Candidatus Melainabacteria bacterium containing:
- a CDS encoding amino acid permease, with the translated sequence MTTGHFKREIGLLDATAVVVGSMIGSGIFIVSAETSRLLGAPGWLLMAWIAASLMTFSAAVCYGELAAMYPQAGGQYIFLRQAYGPLFGFLYGWTLFAVIQCGTIAAVAVAFAKFLGVFVPFVSAKTILLEVGGWHFTALQMVALLVIALLTYINCQGVSTAKKIQTVFTVTKVTAVFLLIACGLCMAGAWQGISHNFGADFWSAQNVKGEALTGLPLVAVFSLAMVGPLFSSDAWNNVTFAGEEVKNAEKVLPRSLMYGTLLVGLLYALCNVVYLLVLPLHGNSDPGAGGDIVSSLIGRGIQYAAEDRVGTAVAQMLFGPSGAQIMAGAIMISTFGALNGCILSGPRAYYAMAKDGLFFKAASILHVEKGVPTFGLIIQGVWAAILTTTGTYSNLLEYVVFAAVLFYILTVAALMVLRKKEPTRERPFKVPAYPLLPVVYVLFASVVMIGQIYSSPQYSGFGLLIILSGLPAYLFWRRKISVGTDKAQ
- a CDS encoding SDR family oxidoreductase, translated to MDDLVALVTGGGSGIGFATARCLLEMGARVMIVGRELGKLKKAAEALGYPAEKLRITAGDVSSEGYANKIVRDTIAAFGRLDILVNNAGVFQSQSLLDMSEEDFDYVVDINLKGTWFMCKFAARPLIETAGSIVNVSSLLAMQSFHGLPSSAYSAAKGGVLALTRELAVELAPHKVRCNAVLPALVNTPMLENLMGHDNADRILEKSKKIYPLGRAGEPDDVAKTICFLADPRNGWITGAEIKVDGGVHLV